Sequence from the Thermococcus nautili genome:
GGTGAACCCGCTCGGCCAGGTGCCGTACCAGGTTTCCGAGAAAGCGAGCAGGACGACACCAATCTGCGGGAAGATGGTTATCAGCAGGAGCGGGACGGCGACGAACGCGATGATAAGGGCCTGCCACGGCTTGGGCTTGGCAACCCTCGGCTTCCACCTGCCACCCTTGCTGAGCATGGCGTACTGCTTGAGGCCAACGTACCAGCGGACGGCGAGGAACATTATGAGGGCGATGGTGAGCATTATCAAGGCCAAAGCCGCCATCTGCGGGTTGCCGACGGCAAAGCCGGAGACGAAGGAGCTGTAAATCTGGTAGGACATGAGCTTCTTGGCTATGGCGCTTCCCTGGAAGACTATCGGCGCGGCGAGGTCCTCAAGGCTGAAGATGCCGACGAGTATCGCACCGGCCATTATTCCCGGCATCGCGAGGGGAAGCGTGACCGTTCTGAAGAGGTGGAAGCCCTTGCTGCCGAGGTTCTCGGCCTGCTCCTCGAGGCTTGGGTCGATGTTGATGAAGCTCGCGTAGGCGTTGAGGTAGACTATCGGGTAGTAGGTTATCGTCTGGGCGATGATGACACCGACGAGACCATCAATCCATATCGGCTTCGGGAAGAGGTGCAGGTGCTCGTAGAAAATCCAGTTGATGATTCCATCCGGAAGGAACATCTTCTTGACAACGACGACGTTGACGAAGGGGGTAACGAGGAGCGGGATGAACAGGAGGATTCTCATTATGTTCTTGCCCGGGAAGTCGTAGCGGGCCATTATGAAGGCGAAGAACGTTCCGAGGAGCGTGGTCAGAATCATGACGCTTATCGAGACGATTATTGAGTTGAGGATGACACCGAAGTCCCAGCCCGAGAAGTGATAGACCTCCTGCCCTCCGTAAATCGTTGTCTTGACGAGGTATCCGTCCGGGTGGAAGTTCACATAGTAGCTCGAGCTGAGGATGCTCTTGAACCAGTAGAGGGAGATGTGTCCGTTGTACTTGAAGGCCGTTCCGAGCATTACTATGACCGGAATCACGAGAAACGCCACCAGGTAGAGCAGCGGGAAGAGGAAGGAGACTATAACAACTGGGTCCGGCAACGGGGTTCCGAAGAGCTTTTCACTCCACTTGCTGACCTTCATTAGCGTTACCTCCTCGCGGTTTTTAACCACTCGCAACTACCTTAGGATTTGCGGGCTCGTTTTAAAGGTTTCTGAAAAGAGTCTGGAAAGTTTGGGGAGAGAGAATGGCTTTTCTTAACTTTGTCCTGTCAAAATGAAGAAAAGAAAGGTCAGCTTCCTTCCATCTTTTTGAGGTCGTCCATGACCTTCTGGTATTTGGCCTGGGCGGCGTTCCTCCACTCCTGGGTGAGCTGGCTCTGGAAGCCGGCGTCGGTGGCAATCTTGTCGTTTATCTTGGCCGCGTACTCCTCGGTGAAGGTGACCATCTTGCCGGTCTCGGGGTCCTTGAACTGAATCGGTGCGGTAAGCTCGTCCTTGAGCTGCTCAAACTGCTCCTTGGTTATCTTGCCGTTCTTGTAGGCGTTGACTATGGCAATCCAAGCCTGGTGGAGCGGGCCGTTGACGTCAATGAGGGTGGCCTTGAAGTAGTACTGGAGGGCGTTAACGGTCTTCAGAGCCCTGTTGTCGTCGAACGGAATGCCCTTGCTCGAGATGGAGAGTTTGTAGGCCTTGAGGAGGGTCGGGCGGGCCTTGGCAAAGGTCTCGCCGGCGTACTTGCCCTTGAAGAGAACCTTCGCCTCCTCCTCGGTGATGGTCTTGTTGAATATCTCGGCGTTAATCGGAAGCCTGTTGATGTCCGGGCTCATCCAGACGGCCTGACCCTCGGTAAGAACCCAGTAGATGAAAGCCTGAGCCGCCTCGGGGTGCTTGCTGTACTTGAGGAGCGCTATCGGGTCACCGTTGATGATACTCTCCCCCTCGGGGATAACGTAAACACAGTTCGGGTTCTGCTTCATGGCGGTGTAGCCGTAGAAGTCGATGGTGTTTCCGGCGGCAATCTCACCGTTGATGACGGCATCCCTGACGGCATCGCTCGCCTCGTAAACCTTGGAGTTGGCCGCGATGAGGGTCATAATTCTCCATCCCTCGTCCCAGCCAAAGGCCTGGAGGATAATCTGGTAAATCCTCGTGTTCGAAGTGCTCCTGGTCGGGTCGGCTATACCGTACATCGGCGGGTCGCGGGCCCAGTCGGCGGTGGCTATGTCCTCCCACTTGTGCGGGAACGGGAGCCCCTGCTTCTCGAGAACCTGCTTGTTAACGGTGAAACCGAACGATGAAAGCGCGGCGGCAATCCAGTAGACCTTACCGTCCTCCTCCCTAATCATGGGCATTCCGGCAAGCTCCTTGGGAATCTGCTTGCCGATGAGACCGAGAACCTTCTGGTCGGTTATCGGCGCGAGGTAGCCCATCTTGTACATGTCGTCGAAGAGGGTCGGGCCTCCACCCCAGCCGACGTCGGCGCCCTTCTTGATGTACTCAGGCCAGAGGGACTCGGGAACGCCTATGAACTTCAGGTCGGTGATGTGGTACTGCTTCGCAATGTCGCTCTTGAGGAAGAGCTCCTTGACCTTGTACTGGATTGTGGCATCGTGTCTGGTGACGATAACGAGGGTGATTCCACTGGTTCCACTACTGCCGCTGCTTCCTCCGCTAATACAGCCGCTGGCCACGACGCTGAGACCCAAAACGAGTATAAGGAGGATTCCAAGCATGCGCCTCATGGCAATCCCCACCCCTTTTTCGGACTCCCTTTAAAAAGCGTGTTGGTTCAAAGGTATAAAAAAGAGGGAAATCACTTCCTCCTCCTGAGGAGGAGCGGAAGGACGGCAAGACCAACGATGAAGGCCGGGCCGCAGATTCCTCCGCTGCTTCCGCTTCCGCTGCTCTCCTCGCTGGCCTTGGTCATCTCAAGGCTCCACTGGAGGATGTTCGTAATGACGGTCGGGCCGTCGAGCTTGACGCCGTAGTACTCGCTCGCCCACATGGGCTCGTAGCCGCCAATCGGGGTCTCACCGCTGACGATGATGACATCGTTCTTGCCGTTGACCTTGACAATCTGGGCGGCGACGATTGGGAACTCGCCGGTCTGACCGGCCTGGTAAGCGTTTGCAGCTGGAGCGTTGTTCTCGGTGATGTCAGAGCTTGAGTTGGAGTGGATTATAACGTAGGCGTTGTCGGGCTTGACGTCTGGCTTGAGCGGGTGCCAGTCACCGCTTCCATCCTTGCCGTCAACCCAGGCAACAACGCCCGGACCGTGAGCGAGAACCTTACCTCCGTACTTGAGGTTCTGAACGAGTATCTCCCTCTTCGGGGTGTCCTTCCAGGGGTCATCGTAGGCAACGACACGGTAGGACTTTCCACCTGCGTTGCTCTGGGCATCCTCAACAGAGGCGAGGTCAACACGAAGGTTGGTTATGTTGAGCTGGTCGAGGAGGCTGTTGACGAACTGCTGGGTCTTGGCACCGTTTCCGTAGTCGGAATCGCCGGCGACCCAAAGAACCTTGCCGCCTTCCTCAAGCCACTGCCTTATGGCCTTAATCTCCTCCGGGAGGAGCGGGCTGCTGGGCTGGCCAAGGATGAGGATGGTAACGTTGTTGTTCTTGAGCGCGTCGTAGGTGATTTTGTCACCGAGCCTCTTGATTCCAAGGTCGCTTTCGTACTTGGGGTCGCCGAAGTAAACGAAGGTGTAGTCCGTCAAGGTCTTAAGCATTCCCTGCGTCAGAACCTTGCCCTTGTAGGTAACGTCGTCGAGGCCCTTGGGGTTCTCGCCGTGGGCGAGGTCCACCGCTATAACCACCTTGCCGGTGTCAGCGGCGCTGACCGCTGGGCTGGCAACCACCCCAAAAACCGACAGCAGAACGACTGCCGCCAGGAACATTGCAACCTTCTTCATGGTATCACCGTCCCCTTTAGCGATAATGCG
This genomic interval carries:
- a CDS encoding CGP-CTERM sorting domain-containing protein; this translates as MKKVAMFLAAVVLLSVFGVVASPAVSAADTGKVVIAVDLAHGENPKGLDDVTYKGKVLTQGMLKTLTDYTFVYFGDPKYESDLGIKRLGDKITYDALKNNNVTILILGQPSSPLLPEEIKAIRQWLEEGGKVLWVAGDSDYGNGAKTQQFVNSLLDQLNITNLRVDLASVEDAQSNAGGKSYRVVAYDDPWKDTPKREILVQNLKYGGKVLAHGPGVVAWVDGKDGSGDWHPLKPDVKPDNAYVIIHSNSSSDITENNAPAANAYQAGQTGEFPIVAAQIVKVNGKNDVIIVSGETPIGGYEPMWASEYYGVKLDGPTVITNILQWSLEMTKASEESSGSGSSGGICGPAFIVGLAVLPLLLRRRK
- a CDS encoding ABC transporter substrate-binding protein, translating into MRRMLGILLILVLGLSVVASGCISGGSSGSSGTSGITLVIVTRHDATIQYKVKELFLKSDIAKQYHITDLKFIGVPESLWPEYIKKGADVGWGGGPTLFDDMYKMGYLAPITDQKVLGLIGKQIPKELAGMPMIREEDGKVYWIAAALSSFGFTVNKQVLEKQGLPFPHKWEDIATADWARDPPMYGIADPTRSTSNTRIYQIILQAFGWDEGWRIMTLIAANSKVYEASDAVRDAVINGEIAAGNTIDFYGYTAMKQNPNCVYVIPEGESIINGDPIALLKYSKHPEAAQAFIYWVLTEGQAVWMSPDINRLPINAEIFNKTITEEEAKVLFKGKYAGETFAKARPTLLKAYKLSISSKGIPFDDNRALKTVNALQYYFKATLIDVNGPLHQAWIAIVNAYKNGKITKEQFEQLKDELTAPIQFKDPETGKMVTFTEEYAAKINDKIATDAGFQSQLTQEWRNAAQAKYQKVMDDLKKMEGS
- a CDS encoding ABC transporter permease → MKVSKWSEKLFGTPLPDPVVIVSFLFPLLYLVAFLVIPVIVMLGTAFKYNGHISLYWFKSILSSSYYVNFHPDGYLVKTTIYGGQEVYHFSGWDFGVILNSIIVSISVMILTTLLGTFFAFIMARYDFPGKNIMRILLFIPLLVTPFVNVVVVKKMFLPDGIINWIFYEHLHLFPKPIWIDGLVGVIIAQTITYYPIVYLNAYASFINIDPSLEEQAENLGSKGFHLFRTVTLPLAMPGIMAGAILVGIFSLEDLAAPIVFQGSAIAKKLMSYQIYSSFVSGFAVGNPQMAALALIMLTIALIMFLAVRWYVGLKQYAMLSKGGRWKPRVAKPKPWQALIIAFVAVPLLLITIFPQIGVVLLAFSETWYGTWPSGFTLENMKAIITQPDIERVIINSLLYSTVAIFIIILLSLTASYASGRFKKAKLAPILDSLATIPIAVPGIVIAMSYFFFFSTVPPFKGTILDPTNLLYFFPGAALILAYSIRRLPFAARSISAGLQQVHVSLEEAAMNLGAGRWKALTSILLPMISLNLLGGAMLSFVYCMSETSVGITLGSINSTWYPITAKMRELIIGAVGSANLAAALGVFLMLVQITAIVIANIITKQRYSFIGLT